The sequence below is a genomic window from Synechococcus sp. PCC 7335.
TTTTGCTGTTCTTTTTGAGCCTCAAACAGCTCAGCCAGGACCTGCTGGCATCGCAACTCTATTAGAAAGTCCCCATCCGCTACCAGATGATTTTTCATCCAATCAATCTGTATCTAGTCAAGTAGCTAAGCTCGCTCGCTATTCAATCTGTGCAGGCCCCCCTCGAAGCGTAGATAGCCAAACTCAGCTTTGGACACCTCAAATTGGGCATATTGTTCCCTTCTTAGAACAGTTGGGTACGGTAGAGGCACCTCGCTCTGCTGTCTTGATTGAGAAAAAATTAGCGAAAGATGTCCTACCAGAACAGTTGCCTTTCATCGGAGGATGGCTAGGATGGCTAGGCTATGACTTAGCTTGGGAGATTGAGCAGCTACCGTGGCTAAAAGAAGACGCCCTTCCCTTTCCTGTTGCCTTTTGGTACGAACCGACTGAATTTGCTGTGGTTGATCACCAATTGCAGCGAGTGTGGTTAGCCGCGGAAAGTATCGATCAGCTCTTTGATCTAAGTACAAAGTTTCTCAATGCGAAGTTGCCAACCAAGGTGGGATCAACTGGATCTATAGTCAGCTCGATTCCTGAGCAGGATGACTTTGGTAAGACCTCGCCGCCAGTATCCCCATCATCTATATATGAGGGATCTATATATGAGGGATATAGAAGAGGGGATAGAGATAAAGGCATAGGCTGGAAATATATAAACGCAGAGAACAAAGATCGCAACCAGAGCGGGCAAAGGACGCAAAGTTTAAGACTTGAGACCCAAAAAGCAGAATTTATGGCGGCTGTGGCCAAAGCAAAGGCTCACATCAAAGCGGGCGATGTTTTTCAAGTTAATCACTCTTTGCGGTTTCAGGCGCAGACAACGGCTGATAGCTGGAGTGTGTATCAGGCGTTGCATACTATCAATCCTTCACCTTTTGCCAGCTACTGGCATACTCCGTGGGGATCGGTAGTAAGCTGCTCTCCTGAAAGGTTAGTGCAGGCAGAAGGGGGTAGAGCGCAGACCAGGCCGATTGCGGGAACGCGCCCTCGAGGGCAGCATCGATATGAGGATGAGAACTATGCAAAGCAGCTACGGGGCGATCGCAAAGAACAGGCTGAGCACATCATGCTAGTTGACCTAGAGCGCAACGACCTCGGCCGAGTATGCCAGTGGGGAACGGTACAGGTAGAAGAGCTGATGACCATAGAACGCTATAGCCATGTGATGCATTTGGTCAGCAACATAGTCGGCAAACTAACGCCGGAGTGTTCAATGGCACAGCTTATTGTGGCACTGTTCCCTGGTGGGACAATTACAGGCTGTCCGAAGGTTCGCTGTATGGAAATCATTGAGGCACTAGAACCTGTCAGACGCAGCCTCTTTTATGGCTCATGTGGTTACTTGGATCGGCGGGGGCGGCTAGATCTCAATATCTTGATTCGGACGCTGTTACTATCAACCTTAGATAAATCGGATAGCCCAGATAGCGCAACGACCGTTTGGGGACAGGTGGGGGCTGGCATCGTCGCAGACAGCGAGCCTGAAAAAGAGTGGGTTGAGTCTTTGCAAAAAGCCAAAGCTCAACTGCTGGCACTAGGGCTGTAGATACCATAGGAAGACCCTTTAAAGAGACTTAAATGACACAGTCAAGCTAGCTAGTAACGTAATTTCTACAAAATTCTGGGGAAAACGCTGTAAACTCCACTCATGCAAAGATACAGCTATACAATTAGCTGCCTACCGACACAACATCGACGGGCAGTATAGGAAAGTAAAGAAGAATGCTTACTTTGCCAGTAAAGTTGCCAGTTGCCCTGTAACGGGTTAGCCATGAGCATGTCCTTAGCAACGCTACGTAAGCCATATAGAGACAACCTTAGAAGAATAAATTTCAACATTTCTTTGTTCTCACTACCTCCCGAAGCTTGAATGAGTACCGAAAACTACCTAAACCATCCAAACTTTGGCCTACTGTTTAGAGTTTGCATAGCTGGTGAGGGACAAGAGCTATTTGCGACACTATATGCCCATCGGCTGTTTTTTATCGTGAGAAACGATAGGAGTGGACTATCATTCGAGCCGATTGGCCGAGTTGAGTCAAAGCAAATAATTGAGCAGCGATTACGGCTTATTCGTCGTACGGGCCATCAGACAGAATACGAGCACCTACAAAAAACATATAAGCAGACTTTCTAAGTATGTCCCTTGGGCCGTCTCATTTAGGATCAAAAGACGAGTTATCTGCTCGGTTAGCTCACATTCGGCAGCAGGTTCCCCCTTCTGTGCGAATCATTGGTGTTACCAAAACTTTCTCGTCTGATATTGTTCGCCAAGCCTATGACGCTGGCTTCAGAGAATTTGCGGAAAACAAAGTGCAAGAAGGAATAGCTAAACAGGCTAAGCTAAGTGATCTTACGGATATCACTTGGCACTTCATCGGCCATATCCAGTCGAACAAAGCGTTGAAAGTAGTCGAAAACTTCGACTGGATTCACTCGGTAGATAGTCTAAAGCTAGCAGCACGGCTCAATCGACAGGCGAAGTCTTTGGGTAAGCGACCTAGCTGCTGTCTACAAGTTAAGCTAGCCCCGGACCCAGCTAAAACTGGATTTGAAATAGAAACACTCTTGTCTGGACTAGCCGATCTAGATCAGCTATCGGCGCTTGATATTCGCGGGCTAATGGTGATTCCGCCATACGGACTAACCAATGTGCAAGTTCGAGCAATCTTTGAAAAAGGTGCAGCGTTGGCACAAGAGATTGCTGGGCGATCGCTAGTCAATATAAAGATGGATCAGCTCTCGATGGGAA
It includes:
- the pipX gene encoding transcriptional coactivator PipX, producing MSTENYLNHPNFGLLFRVCIAGEGQELFATLYAHRLFFIVRNDRSGLSFEPIGRVESKQIIEQRLRLIRRTGHQTEYEHLQKTYKQTF
- a CDS encoding YggS family pyridoxal phosphate-dependent enzyme, with translation MSLGPSHLGSKDELSARLAHIRQQVPPSVRIIGVTKTFSSDIVRQAYDAGFREFAENKVQEGIAKQAKLSDLTDITWHFIGHIQSNKALKVVENFDWIHSVDSLKLAARLNRQAKSLGKRPSCCLQVKLAPDPAKTGFEIETLLSGLADLDQLSALDIRGLMVIPPYGLTNVQVRAIFEKGAALAQEIAGRSLVNIKMDQLSMGMSGDFEQAIAAGATMIRIGRGLFGQR
- a CDS encoding chorismate-binding protein — translated: MPLEERTGSDVFAVLFEPQTAQPGPAGIATLLESPHPLPDDFSSNQSVSSQVAKLARYSICAGPPRSVDSQTQLWTPQIGHIVPFLEQLGTVEAPRSAVLIEKKLAKDVLPEQLPFIGGWLGWLGYDLAWEIEQLPWLKEDALPFPVAFWYEPTEFAVVDHQLQRVWLAAESIDQLFDLSTKFLNAKLPTKVGSTGSIVSSIPEQDDFGKTSPPVSPSSIYEGSIYEGYRRGDRDKGIGWKYINAENKDRNQSGQRTQSLRLETQKAEFMAAVAKAKAHIKAGDVFQVNHSLRFQAQTTADSWSVYQALHTINPSPFASYWHTPWGSVVSCSPERLVQAEGGRAQTRPIAGTRPRGQHRYEDENYAKQLRGDRKEQAEHIMLVDLERNDLGRVCQWGTVQVEELMTIERYSHVMHLVSNIVGKLTPECSMAQLIVALFPGGTITGCPKVRCMEIIEALEPVRRSLFYGSCGYLDRRGRLDLNILIRTLLLSTLDKSDSPDSATTVWGQVGAGIVADSEPEKEWVESLQKAKAQLLALGL